The window GGTGATGGGCCTGTGGCGGGGCGGGGTCGTGGAGGGTTTGAGGTATGCTCTGTGGGGAAGGAGGCATAGAGAACACATTAAATACACGGAGAAATTGTAATCGTCTGCCTCATGGCGCTTATTCTTGAGCTCCTCTTCTGTCGATCTACAGAAAGAACGGAGAGCCCGCAGGTGCTCTGTTTACCGGTTTCTTTCGTGtagtgggtgggtgtataCGCATTCTCTCACCTCCTTCATCTCTGCTTTCCTCATCGTGTGCTTTAGTGCATGTACACGCAAGTGAAATGTACGTGCgcgtctttgtgtgtgcggtgTAAGAGCCCCGCCCTGTTGGGCACCTCGTTGTTTCCTCATTATTATTTCTTCCTGGTTTGTTTCTTTAAATCCTACGGTGGAGTTCGACGAGTTTCtacgcgtctgtgtgtgcgtatcgctgcgccaccacctttGTATTACACCTGCAAATAGAACAATTGCGCTCAACCTCCCTCCCGCCACTACGATGTGCAGTAGCGTACGCACCCTTTGCGTTTCCcagcaagagaaagggcTTCTGATCTACCCTCAAAAGAAAGTACTGGATCACCCAAAGAAACACATACAGAAAGAATCGAAAGCGCCCTTGGAGCAGCTGTCTGACAGAGGTAGTGCTGGAGGGCATCTCACGatctctctgctgctttgaGTGCGTTGGTGTGGGCATATGTTCCTCGCTGTCTGTCGGAGAAGTTCATGGAGGGATGGACGTGCGCACACCGTCTCCCACACGAGAAAAAGAACAGCGGAGTGACGAACTGCAACTTCCCATGCGCCTTTTGTGACCCCTCGTTCTCCGCCGCGCGCTCACACACGTTTCTATTCAGCTCTCCTTCCGCTCTTTCATTGCTGCTCTGTTTGTCTGTGGGACAGCATTGACGGAGCACATCACACTTGAAAGCAAACTAACGCCTACATGCGCACAGGCTCAGCCGTCAGCAAGAATAGACGCCGTCACCTCCGTGCCCTGTGCTTTGGCtgagcagaagaagaggcaaCCGAACCACCTCGAGGACAGCGGCACACCTCATCGACGCCGCAGAGCTCTGATATTTTTTACCCCGCGCCGCTTttgccccccctttttctaccccctccccctttcgccGTGCGTAGACTACACAAGCCAACACCGGTGATCAACAAAAATGTCGGAGGTAACCGCGTTCTCCACCTATCAGACCCGCTCAACGCTgctggtggagagggagagggcactGGACGCACGCCGCGCTGGAGTTTCGGACCTGCGGCAGATGGTTGCCATGTTGACGACTGAGAATCGCGCTCGGGAAGAGCAGCTGGCGGCTGAACGCTCCCGCTTCAGGGACCGCAAGGCAGCACAAGATGCAAAAGTCTCGACAAAGGAGACTGAGGCTCGCACGCAGCAGAATCGCATCAGCGTAttagaggaagaggagcggcagctcaACAAGACCATCGCAGAGCGCGCGGAGGAGATTCGCACGGCCACCGCCGAGGTGGAACGACGCCGAGACCTCGAAAGGACTCTGCATGACGCGAGGGAGGGGCTAAACAAGGCAAAGTTTGCCTTGGAGGAGAACGACGCCAAGGTGATGCGCCTGGAGACGCGTCTCGCGCGACAGGAACTTATCACAGATAAGCGTCATGCCCAGTTGACGGGACGTGTGCCACAGTACTGGTTTCCGCGGGTGCCGGAGGTTGACAAGTCCGCCTCGCTGGAGGACACGGCTGGGGAGAGTGTGTACCTCGTGGACGAACTCGCGTGAATTGATAGATACATAGAAGTCATCAACACCGCtatctttcccctccccttcgtgCCTGCGGTGTTGCCATTGCACTGTACCTCGTCTTTGTTTTTATTTCATTTTTGTCCTTCTGTTTCCCTGTTAGATGCACCCCATCTCTTTGTGCCGCTTTTACTCGCTTTCAGCTgcttccccttctttccACAGTCTCGTTGCCCGTCGCCCTTGGCATCTGCCGTTGTGCGCAGGGTATGTCTGTGGGGGTCCTGTTGCAAGGAGTGGAGCGGGGGTAGGGAGGGCTAACTAGTCCCATCAACGACGATGCGCAGATCGGCTTCTCGTTTCtcttgtccccctcccctgacTCTCTACTGTTGTTCTCCTGAGATTTTGAGCGTGTGTATTGAAGACATCAAGCGCGGATAACCACCCAACAAACAacggtgctgctctcgtgCGCGGTGACACACAGGAGGCACCTTTGCCTGTCCATGCTATCGCCGTAGGAGTAGCGCGTGTGCACACTTTGCACTTCGTCGCTGCATCGTGGAGAGGCCCTCTCACACACGTCTATCTCTATACCACTGGCGTGTAGGGGTGCGCGATTGTGTGAGTTGGGAGGCAGTCAAAAGGTGCTTCTCACTCGCTCCCTCTCAGTATGTGCtcggaagagagagcagagagaagggtcgTCGGCGGAAAGGGAACTGCAGTGTGTCTTGTCGTGCCTGTACCTTGCTCTCTGCCGCCCCCTTCGATGGAtggctgctctctttctctctctctccagaaCTCTGCATATCGTctctcacctcttccccttctcgcaCACTGTTGTATGCCTTCTGCACTACatcatcgccgtcgtcatcCCCACCCTTTGTAttttgtgcgtgcgtgtatgcatgcatgcatgtgtgtatgtgtgtccATTCCATGCGCACAAACGTAACTCACAAAGACATACGCGTCGCCtcaccaccctctcctcctttgccttccctccgctattctctctcccctctttctatcctctcttttccgtttAGTTTGTTTGTCCTCGGCTTCCCGGAGCGCTAGTGCTTGTCTGCCTGCGTGGATTaatttgtgtgcgtgtgtgtcaaAAAGGTGCGTACCTGCTGTGTTTGTGTTTCCTTAACGCCACCACTCAACGGCACCTTccctgcccctcttctctggtTGCTTCGCTCTGCCTTTTTATCGGCTCTTATTGCTGAGCGCGCCACACCCGACcatctacacacacacagcaaagCACCGGGGTtgtgcccccttctctgctttCCCCTGGGCACGCGTGCGATTCCCACGCGGCGGGTTTGttgtgttgtttttcttcgttcATGGTTCTATGCGGCTCTTGTACACCGTTGCCTTACGTCTTGCGGatcgccctcttcccttcacTCACTTTTGAGcgcctcaccccctccccctccctcccccccctcccacacggAGTGTGTTTCCAtttgtgcttctctgcatCATCTCTGCTTATAGTTTTTTTTGCTCCCCCGTTGCCGAACGTACACTCCAGAGAGGCTCACCGACCTACGCACGTGCTCTCTTGTTGTCGTTCGACTCTGTACATTGCTACTAGCTGCAAGCTGCAAGCTGCTGCTACAAGCTTCTTTTCCTTGGTTGTTTCTGTaacctctcctctctgcttgtACTCATCACACAGTCTCATTTTTGGGTCTTGTCGTGCTCTGTCTTCCTTTAAGTTGTGTACCCTCCGCCACCACTTCCCCCCCATCCTCATCGGTTTCCtcccgctcttctctttcatttATCTCTTTTCTatttcttttcgttctcttGTGCCTTTGGTTTGTGCCACCTGACCTCCTCGTATCCGGCCCTCCGTCGCttatcctctctctctctctctctctccatccccAACCCCCACATACTTACATCGTGACAGAGAAGGCGGCACTCCTGTGAGCTGACGGTCTCTACGCCTCTTTAAGTTTCAATCGACATTGTCGTctatcccccctctctcccctctacTCCCACTGTGGTGTACACTCGAccatctctcctcctcggcacCTGTCGTATCCCTCTTGTCCTCTCTACTTCGCGTTGTTCGCTTTCCCAGCACTGCCGAGCCATGCCACAGGATCGACGCCCTGCAGCTACGGTGGGAGTTGCGGCTGCTCTACTGTGGCACCTCACAGTGGTATGTTGGCTTGGCTGGGTCCCTGTcacctcggcagcggcagtggcacagGCGGCGTGGCTCGACCAACTCCAGCCAGTGCACCAAGGGCAGGTtgtgacgccgccgccatacAACACTGAGGTTCAGGATTTCTTGGCACCTACCCTCGCTATGGGTCTGGGCCCCATGGGTGATGGCGTCTATGTGAGCACCACCTCATCGAGCACCAACGCCTCTGCCTTGCTCGTCTGCGCacgagcagcggtggaggctaTGATTGCGCCTGTCACGGTGACAACTGTCGACGCACTCTTCTACTCACTGACTGACGTCTCGGGGAAATTGGACGTGAATCATGGGTGCTACATGGCGAACACGCATGAGAACTTACCTCAGTGTGTGGCGACGCTGACGTCCATCGCGGCAGACTGCGGTGGTGTCGCAGTGGATGCTGTGGGCCCGCACTTGAGCGATGCTGCATCTTCAGCTGACCATGACTCCACCTCTTCGTCTGCCCTGTCAGGCGTTTGGCCGTCCAGTGCCGCTATGCTTGCGGCCTACGTCCGTGATTGGGGGCAACAGCGACTCAGGCTGGAACGCTCTCTACGACGCACtcgcgaggcggcggccgccttTGCTCGGGTGCACGCATGTGTGCACAATGCTGCAACGGTTCCTTCtagcgaggaggagacgcggctgctgcgcgctcGAGCAACAGCGCAGGTGGCAGAAATAGCCTCCGCCGCGTACAGTCGAGTAATGGATAAGTACTACATCTTCGACGAGTGGATAGGTCCATCACTCGGGATTGCACcaggaggcggcagtggcgacggcaacagcagtgACAGCGGAAGGGGACCACATAGTGCCGTTGGTCCAGACATTGCGAAGTGTCCTGTCGACACATAtgtgcgtctgctgctgtggggaAATGAGTCCTTGTCGACGGTGCTGTTGGAGCTGATGGGCACAACACTGGCAACGGCAGATTTGGTTCACACTAAGGTGTTACAGCCAGCCGTGCGGGGCCTCGAGTGCATGCAGGTGCTGACGGCGCTGGCCCTCATGGTACTGGAGGATGAGTCCGTGCGCACGGTTTCTGCAGTGCTGTCCTTAGGCAAATTGACGAGCACATCTGTATGGTCCCTTGATGAGTTTGCGATGTTGACGCCCGGGTACAATGACGCCCtacggcagcgccagctcTGGAGTCTTGCCTACGCgttcgctgccgtcgctgacccggcggtggcgcacgAGCTTGTGGGCGGCACCGATATTGCCGAGTGCATGCGTCGCGCAGGGCTTGTTGTGCCAGACAACATCACCGGCACTGTGCCTCCATCCCTCTATTGGTGCTTCTATGGCACATCCATGAGCGAGATGATGCAAAGCTCTGTGCGTCAACGTTCCCTTGCCATCCGTgaaagcagcggcgctgctgatccGAATGGGCAGTGTCTATGGGGACTAAGTGTGTGGGATGGACTGTGTGGCGGCGCGACCTTCGACCCCGCTCGATGCGAAAGCTGCCCACCGGGGTCCGTCGGGGACGGAGAGGGTCACTGCGTTTGCGGTGATGCCAGCGCGATGTACGTGACGCTGACGGACGGTTGTGTGGCGAAGGGCTCTGCCCACAACACGCCAGGCGTTCGTGTGATACAGGCAGGGGGCAGCAGCCCAGTTCCTCTATCGGGCAACAACGCGTCTATCCCGCTCTTCTCCGTACAGCTACCTCAAACAGCAGCTCTCTTTGACCCCAGCGCATATCTGCGCGTGGACGTTGTatgcaacggcagcagccgtgggggtggggggacgCGGCTTGTGGCAACGCCATTCGGCGACCGGAGGGCGTCGTGTGCTTCTGTCGTGGCGTACGAGCGGCAGCATGAGCGCACCGGCGTGATGCACACCCTTGACAGCGGCACTCAGCGCTTCATTACGTACGCTGAGAATTTGACGATTTCGGTGACGAGCACCTCTGCCTTCTACGGTGAGACGTGCAGCATGACCGTCAGCGTCGGCAGCACGCTGCACCGCTCCTCGATATCTGTGAATGCTGGTACGTGGACCTTCTTGCCGGGTGCGCCTCCGCTGAATCTGACGGCGCACAGCTACCCCAGAGACCCAGTGGCGTCAGGGATTACAAGCGCAGAGCTGCTCCCGGGGTGTGCGGACATTCTTAGAGCATTTTCTGAGTCTGGTGTTCTCAATGCAGtgcatgtgggtgtgtgccgCGCGCCTGGTGAGCAGTTGGGGGTGTTTGTAGCGCCCGGGGGCTACAGTCTCTTTGGGCCATCTACTCAGCAGGTGGTCGGTGCCCGTGTGCGGCGtagcgctggtgccgctcAGGA is drawn from Leishmania panamensis strain MHOM/PA/94/PSC-1 chromosome 24 sequence and contains these coding sequences:
- a CDS encoding hypothetical protein (TriTrypDB/GeneDB-style sysID: LpmP.24.1360), encoding MSEVTAFSTYQTRSTLLVERERALDARRAGVSDLRQMVAMLTTENRAREEQLAAERSRFRDRKAAQDAKVSTKETEARTQQNRISVLEEEERQLNKTIAERAEEIRTATAEVERRRDLERTLHDAREGLNKAKFALEENDAKVMRLETRLARQELITDKRHAQLTGRVPQYWFPRVPEVDKSASLEDTAGESVYLVDELA
- a CDS encoding putative transmembrane protein (TriTrypDB/GeneDB-style sysID: LpmP.24.1370), which translates into the protein MPQDRRPAATVGVAAALLWHLTVVCWLGWVPVTSAAAVAQAAWLDQLQPVHQGQVVTPPPYNTEVQDFLAPTLAMGLGPMGDGVYVSTTSSSTNASALLVCARAAVEAMIAPVTVTTVDALFYSLTDVSGKLDVNHGCYMANTHENLPQCVATLTSIAADCGGVAVDAVGPHLSDAASSADHDSTSSSALSGVWPSSAAMLAAYVRDWGQQRLRLERSLRRTREAAAAFARVHACVHNAATVPSSEEETRLLRARATAQVAEIASAAYSRVMDKYYIFDEWIGPSLGIAPGGGSGDGNSSDSGRGPHSAVGPDIAKCPVDTYVRLLLWGNESLSTVLLELMGTTLATADLVHTKVLQPAVRGLECMQVLTALALMVLEDESVRTVSAVLSLGKLTSTSVWSLDEFAMLTPGYNDALRQRQLWSLAYAFAAVADPAVAHELVGGTDIAECMRRAGLVVPDNITGTVPPSLYWCFYGTSMSEMMQSSVRQRSLAIRESSGAADPNGQCLWGLSVWDGLCGGATFDPARCESCPPGSVGDGEGHCVCGDASAMYVTLTDGCVAKGSAHNTPGVRVIQAGGSSPVPLSGNNASIPLFSVQLPQTAALFDPSAYLRVDVVCNGSSRGGGGTRLVATPFGDRRASCASVVAYERQHERTGVMHTLDSGTQRFITYAENLTISVTSTSAFYGETCSMTVSVGSTLHRSSISVNAGTWTFLPGAPPLNLTAHSYPRDPVASGITSAELLPGCADILRAFSESGVLNAVHVGVCRAPGEQLGVFVAPGGYSLFGPSTQQVVGARVRRSAGAAQDAAFTSSVQSLAARTGMEVSLEGSGAAADVLWSASLYPRVTPLAVNAWHFGWYANVSVYTLRRARSLRVRLADTVEASAFASVEEMVPFRYDDGQGGAVTALIADEGYGSGYVAAIVISSVVLAALLALLGVLFYLLLMTDAWPKQLLA